From Felis catus isolate Fca126 chromosome B4, F.catus_Fca126_mat1.0, whole genome shotgun sequence:
CCCTGTCTACCGTCCTCCCTAGGAAGTGGAGTTCTTGTCCACGTCCATTGCCCAGCTCAAGGTGGTACAGACCAAGTATGTGGAAGCCAAGGACTGTCTGAACGTGCTGAACAAGAACAACGAGGGTATGGGGTAGGCGCGTGAAGGCGACATGGGGGATGTGGTGAGCCGGCTACTCTCGCCCCGCCTTCTAATCCAGTTGTTCTTACCTGAGAAGAGAAAGCAATCCACTACGTATCGTATGCCGCTACGTGAGCCCTTTGCATGTTGCCTGCCTAGAATTGAAACGTACAGGACATTCCTCTGCTCCTGTTGTCCCTGTTTCCGTCCTTTTCTTACTATCTCTGTGCTGTGCCGTATTGGAACTCCCTTTAACGTCTTAACCTTCCCTGCTTGTTTGTCTTAATTGCTTTCACAGGGAAAGAATTACTCGTCCCACTGACGAGTTCTGTATCCTTTCGACAGAAACTGCTaccctgctctctttttctctctcacctgtctctctctctctcgaaaaaaaaaaaaaaaaaaaaaaggtgggattAGTTTTGATTACTGCAGAATGTCCCCATGATTCTGAGAACACTCTTATTATACACACTTTATACCTCACCTAGCCTGGGGCCAATATCCAGCTAATGCTTTGTGAGCACAAAGGCATGTGTAGAATTGAGGTGTGATTATTTCCCTTTGCTGTTTGAGAATATCGTCTAATATGAAGACAAAACAGGTGTGTTTACACTTTGACTAATAACTTAGAAGACATAAACAATAGAAGGATAGGATATAGAAACAAGGGGGTCGGCTCTGTGTGTGAATCCTCAATTTTGGTTTAACAGTGGCTATTTCCAAACTGTTGTTAGTAAGAAATCTGGATTGTTTTACTTGAATGAGTGAGTTGTGACAGTAGGGCACCTGGAAGCTGAGAACTGACAggctgaaaagaaaacaacagaagtaGTGTCATAGGGATTGGCCACTTAGCATTAAGTCCGTCAGGAATTAGCTAGTGATTTTGTGATTGGGGCTGTTGAGGGAAAGTggtctggctattttttttttttaatgttttattttttttttatttttgagagagagagtctgagcaggggaggggcagagagagagaaggaaacagaatccaaagcaggctccaggtttgagctgtcagcacagagtctgacgcaggggcttgaacccatgaaccgtgagatcaaaacctgagtggaagttggacctttaactgactgaaccacccaggtgccctgaggctgGCTTTTCACTTTTACTACTCCACAGCAGTAGGAAAACACTGTATGTAGTCCTTCTAGAGGGGCTAGTGGGAAGAATTATAAGAACTGCTTGGAGAATGGGAGGGCCAGAGGGTGTTTCCGGCATATGTCCTTTCTCCATAAGGCACCgagttctctgtccctccccatctgGAGTGTATAGGTATAGTTCTGAGGCCTCCAGATCCTTCAGTCCTTGTGCCTTGTAGCTTTTTAGAAAAGGCCAAGCAGGTTAGCTGACAGGGAATCATGACTCCTGCTGGGCTAGTTTTCCCTTAATCCTTACTTCTCAGATGTATGTCCCGGGGAAGCTACATGATGTGGAACATGTCCTCATCGATGTGGGAACAGGCTACTATGTAGAAAAGGTGAGTGGAAGTTACCACGTGGATGCCTCTCTGAGCAGGGAAAGGAAGTTTAGGGGACGAGCTAGAGTGCAGCATGGGGTCTCCTCTTAGCCCTTCATTCACCTCTGGCCTTGCAGACAGCTGAGGATGCCAAGGACTTTTTCAAGAGGAAGATAGACTTCCTCACCAAGCAAATGGAGAAAATCCAGCCAGCTCTGCAGGAGAAGCATGCCATGAAACAGGGTAAGTGTCATGGCCCTTACTGTCTGGGGGTCAGTGTTtgtttaaaagctccccaggtaattCCGTTACACAGAATTGAGAAGCACTCTTCTAAAGGCAAAACTCTCGTCCACAGTATAATTTTCTGGTTATGTTTGAATCATTTGGGactgtattttgttcatttttatgtccCAGTGGTTATCATATTTAGACACATTGTAGACTCTAAATTTGTGTGTGTCCCCCAGTGAATCACTGTGTTAAAAGTTTTATTAACTGTACTTGGTTGTCCACctgtccttaatttttttctcacttcctgAACTCTGGGTTCTCCCCTCTAGCTCCAGACCAGGGTCtgaactcttctttttttccacagcTGTCATGGAGATGATGAGCCAGAAGATTCAGCAGCTCACAGCCCTGGGGGCAACTCAGGCTACTGCCAAGGCCTGAGAGCTTGTATCAGAAACGGGACAGAGGGACCCTGCTTCAAGGAGCCTGGGACTTTGTGGGCGTGGCTTCCTGGGGTCAAGGAAGGGAAGGGTCTTATTCATGCTAATAAATGTGCCAGCTGGGCAGAATGTTGGTCTTTTCTTGCATTAAGCAAAGGACTGGTGGTCGAGACGCTGTGCCCCTCCCTAGAGCCTGCTCTGTAGGGATGGGGCGGTGCTTATCTAGGAGGCTCCACCCTGAGCCTCTCGGGGAGTTGGGGAGAAGTGCCAAGAGGACCTGGTCTTTGCGGACGGTTGCCATGGGAACCGTCCAGCGGAAATGGAACTGAGCGGGCTCTTCCTCTTCCGGGTCGGCGACCCGCCTCCCcacgggggggcgggggaaggctGATGGGCCACCGCTCCCTGCGTGGTCTtctgcctctgctgctgctgcggcCGCCACCCTCCCGGGCCGGGCCTCGGACGCTCAGCCTGGAGTCCGTCCCGCCGTCCAAGCGACCCCGCGGCAGCCGCATGGCACCGCCCCGGATCGGGACGCACAACGGCACTTTCCACTGCGATGAGGCCCTGGCGTGCGCCTTGCTGCGCCTCCTGCCCGAGTACCGGGTACGGTCGGCCGAACGTGCCTCCGGCGCGGGCCGCGCCCGTGCGCCCCTCCTCCCTCGAGACCCCAGCCGCCCCCTCACCTCCTGTGTTCCCTGCAGGACGCAGAGATCGTGCGGACCCGGGACCCCGAAAAACTGGCCGCCTGTGACATCGTGGTAGACGTGGGTGGCGAGTACGACCCGCAGAGACACCGATATGACCATCACCAGAGGTGAGCTCCCAGATACCATTTCTTGAACTCCTTTGACTTCGGCTCTCCTCCACTCCGAGGCAGCCGTCCGCCGCGGTGGTCTGGCCCGCGTCAGCGAAGGGGACCGCCTCATCCTTGAAAGCCAACCCCCGAGTCCCGCGGGACGGCAGCCCGCCAGCCCTCCGCCCGCTCTGCACCCGTCCATCCTGCTTCGGGCCTCCCCTGGCTCCCGGGCCGGCCTCTGGCCCCTCGCGACCGGCCGCCTTCCTCCGCTCAGCCAGGCTTTCCTCCCACTGGCGCCGTCCTCGCCCCCGTCAGCACCCCAGCCCAGGGTCGTCCTTTCACGTGTCCGTGCCGCTTCAGACAGCTGGGCCCACGCGGTGGCGGTGGTTGGTGGCCGCTCAGACGTGTGTGGTCTTCCGCTTCGTTTATACCCTTCCACTGGGAAGTCTTTCTTTTCCGAGGCCAGCCCATCGTCCGCAGGACCGTTCCagcccttttcccctctcctcaaggccctgcctcctccagctcccCCGGGAAAAGCTCTCCCACTTTTCCAAGGAAATTGAGCCTCTGCGGGCACACCCTCAGATTCCCACTCCCAGGCATCCTCAGCTCCCTCCGTCCTGTTCAGGAAACTCATTCCCTTCTCTTCGCCCCTTTCCAGATGTTATTACTTTTAACTCTGGGGGCTCACACCGCCATTCTCCAGAACCCCAGCCCTTCTGCTGCTTtttgcccacccctcccctctcccgcCTGGAAATCAAAGGAGTAACCGAAAAACAAAACCCTCCTTCATATACACCACACTGTTGAAAGTGGTGATCTCCGAGAGATTATgaggatgttttattttaattctctttaagTATTTCTCTCCCTCAGCTTCCTACCCAAGTGTACATGTTACATTCATAAATAATGTGGTGTGGGAACCCTCTATTTATAGCctcatctcctcccctcccttcaaaGCCTGTCTTCAAAAGAAGAGCGGATCCTGGCTCCACCTCCCTTCCAgttcattccattcattcatttagctgGTCCTCTCCCAATCTCTCCACTGGCAGTGCTCATGGAAAGGGCACCAGTGACCTCACCACCAAACTCAGGTTGCTGGCTGAAGGTCTCACTTCAGTTGACCTCTTTGGGACATTTGACAGTATtgactaatttcttttttcctcatgattttatgtacttttttttaaaactatgcagCATTCGATACATAAAAGAGTGTATGTTTTCGGAATATAAAACCTGTAACGAACACCTAAGAACCAATCTCCCAACCTAAGAACTAGAACATTACCATTACCTTTGCATCTGTGCCAAGTACTTCTTCCCTGTCCCATCCCCGTGTCCCCAGAAGTAAGCAGTATCCTTAATTTTGTGTCCATCTTGCCCTTGATCTGCCGTGTAGTTCAGCACATGTCTGTTTTCCATCAACAAtttagttttgcttctttttgaacTTTTATCTGAGGGAGTTACTATGTTAGTCTTTATACCTTAtggacattttataaatatttttgtacttacCCACTATTTAATAAtaacactaaaacaaaaaatgagcTCCCTAGGGGATTATGATGGACTGGTAGTTAGAAATTACAGCTATGGTTGGTTTGTGTTTCCCTGAGAACTGCCCTACCTTTTCCCTATTCTCTGTGCCACTGAGAATTCAAATTTCTGCCTTCCTCACTCACCTACACCGCTGCAGGTAatcttgcatatatatatatttttttttgtatgccaGCCAGCACAGTGCTCTAACAGGCACTTATCCACTAAAGTCTCTCAGTGGCTCCCCACTACATATACATCAAGTCCAAGCTCCAAAATACAGCGGACAGGGCCTGCCATGATTTGGCCCCTGCTGACccttccagctttattttttttgccaCTCCTCGCATCCAAGCTTGCCTTTCTTGCAGTTCCATGAAAAGATCTCTCAGCCATCGTACATGTTGTTCCATCTGCCTGGAACGCCTTTTCTCCTTCACTCTTTGTCTGGCTGGTGACACCTATTGATTCATCTTTTGGCCTGAACAcactccctcccccttccctccttatCGTTGTTTATAACCTAGCTAGAGCATTCACTTGGTCGTTTGTGTGCttgtctaccttttttttttttttttaattttttttaacgtttatttttgagacagagagagagcatgaacgagggagggtcagaaagagggagacacagaatctgaaacaggctccaggctctgagctgtcagcacagagcccgacacggggctcgaactcacggtctgcgagatcatgacctgagccgaggtcggccacttaaccgactgagccacccaggcaccccgcttgTCTACCTTTAATAGATGAACTTGAAGGCAGGGACGTTgtcttaggtcttttttttttttttttgtaatccctAACGTCTAAAACACAaagcctggcatgtagtaaacattcaataatcCATTGTTGAATGCGTGTATGAATGGGGACTCCAAGCTGACGTCCATGTTGAACCCCAAGGAAAAGCTGAAGCCTTCACAGCTGGGCTTCCTCCTCCCAACTCCTGACTATTCTCCAGCGTCCTCATccacttgtgtgtgcacgtgcacacacacactgtgggTTTCCTGGGGCAGCTCTGCCTCAGCCCCACCTCCCTGTGCTCCTCAGATCTTTCACAGAGACCATGAGCTCCCTGTCTCCTGGGAAGCCGTGGCAGACCAAGCTGAGCAGTGCGGGACTCATCTATCTGCACTTCGGGCACAAGCTGCTGGCCCAGTTGCTGGGCACTAACGAAGAGGACAGCATGGTGGGCACCATCTATGACAAGGTGGGGACCCGAGGACAGAGATGACCCATATATGCATCTCCACCGGCTGGGAGTGGGCCTCACGCAGGACTGGGCCTCAGGTCAGGAATCCTGGCCCAGAGCTAGCCCAGCACCCTCTCCCTCAAGCTCATCTTCTCACAAGGAGATGGTCAGTCTCTCTCATCTCTGTCGTGGGGCGGTTGTGAGAAGTGGATGAGGTGGTGTTTGGAGAAGGGCTTTGAAAACCGTAAAGTAGCATTTCCTGGTCCTTTTCTTGACCTGACATGCATTAACAACTTGGTAATAGAGGTGGCTGCTTACGTTTGGAAGCATTAAGGCTTAGAGGTTCTGGCTGCCCTGAAGGGGGGTCGGGGGCAGATCTCGGACGCACGGATTGGGAAGCTCAGCTGGGAAGGGTTTTGATTACAAAAACTTCTGCAGGTTCCATCAGCACCCCCTGCAAGCAGCTCAACACGTTCCTGCtgcggggaggggatggggccaCTCACCCTGGCACACGTGTCACATCAAACAGGGATTCTGAGGACACCTACTTGACCCCACTCCTATGAAGCTCACAAGTCAAacttcaggagtgcctgggtggcttagtcgggtgGGCGGcatactcttgattttggctcaggtcatgatctcacggttcacgagattGAACGCCGagtcgagttctgtgctgagcttggagcctgcctgggattctcttcctctctgcccgtcccctactcGTGCatgtgcactccctctctcaaaataaatacatttaaaaacgtAAGTCAGACTTCAGATTTAGTCAGCTCTGGTCGTTGCAGAGGCCATTGAGTTCATTTCTGTCTCCGCTTGCCTGTCATCTGCCCCTGTGACACAGGAGGAGTATGATCCAAAGAAGTGAAGAAATCTAAATGGTTGAACTGGAGCTTTTGGAATACTAAGGTTTTTAGGCTGCTGGAGTCCGTTTTCCCTTTTGCTGAGGAGTTTCTAAGCAATTAAAGGAGGTTGTACCAAGTTTTAACTGGGCATCATGTTGGGGTCCAGACCAAGAGGTGCTGGGCACAGAGGAGTTTATCGGCTCTCCCCAAGAACACTTTTCTGCAAACCGCAGACATATTGATATTGTAGGCCTGTGTCGTCGGGCAGTTTTGCTTTAAGCATTGATACCGCATATCATTTCTACCCCCCAGGCTCTTGAGGCCCTGCCCTGCCATTTCTGCAGGCTCAAGAGGTATAGCACATGGCACATTCTGTGCTTCCCTGGGACCACATCCCAGCTTGTGTCTCCTCCAGCTGTCTCTCTACCTGACTCGTGTTTGGCCAGACCCCTGTACCTCATTCACCAGGTCACTGAAGAGCCCATTCGGCCTCCCTGGAGACTCACCCACTCTCAGCCAGAGATCCATCCACTTCCACAGAGCCCCTCATGGAACTTGTTCTGAAgtcagcagcccccaccccacacacactcGCCTTGACTCAGGCTCCGCACAGTAGCGGAGGGAGTGCTGGATTAGAAGTCAGGTGATCAGAATTCCAGCCCCAGCACTGTTAGCTTGACCTTAAGCCGCTGAACTCCCCAGTTCCCCCTTTCCTCGTCCAATGAATGCCGAGAGGCTTCACGGGACTGTCGTGAAGATTCAATGAAGGAGTGTGTGTGCGCATACTTTGAAACCTAGACAACTGTATGCGAGTGGTAGGTACCCTCAAGAGCATTTCTCCCGCTGCTGCCTTAGATGTACGAGAACTTCGTGGAGGAGGTGGATGCAGTGGACAATGGGATCTCccagtgggaggagggagagcctaGATATGTGCTGACCACCACACTGAGCGCCCGGGTTGCTCGGCTTAATCCTACCTGGAACCAGCCCAACCAAGACACCGAGGTAAGGAGAGCCCCAGGGGAAGGGACTGTGAGGCAAGTAAGTGCTTCGGGGGAGGAAATGAGAGTGGTTGCCTCTTCCAGTCTTAGCAAAGTCAAAAGTTGGGGCCGGCACCATGGTTCTGATTCCCACGATTCCCAGGCCGGTTTCAAGCGTGCAATGGATCTAGTTCGAGAGGAGTTTCTGCAGAGAGTGGGCTTCTACCAGCACAGCTGGCTGCCAGCCCGGGCCTTGGTGGAAGAGGCCCTGGCCCAGCGATTCCAGGTACAGGCCTGGGAGGAGGCACTGTGGTTCACGAATTGGTGACTGCTGGCAGGCTGCCAGTCGGCAGGGGCTCCCACTTTCATCCTGAACCTTCCAACCATGCCTCCCTTTCAGGTGGACCCAAGTGGGGAGATAGTAGAACTGGCCAAAGGTGGATGCCCCTGGAAGGAGCACCTCTACCACCTGGAATCTGGGCTGTCCCCTCCGGTGACCATCGCCTTTGTTATCTACACTGACCAGGCTGGACAGTGGCGGGTACAGTGTGTGCCCAAGGAGCCCCACTCATTCCAGAGCCGGTAAGGCCCTTAGAGGACCGCCCTGCAGACCTTCAGGTCTGTTTCAGCCCTTTATCAGAGGGAGCCACTAACCTTGGCCtcttctgtgctccctctctctcttcctcaaggTCTCCATCTGCTCCCACCAATTTCCTCTTTCTGCTCACTTGTAGGCTGCCCCTGCCAGAGCCATGGCGGGGACTTCGGAATGAGGCCCTGGACCAGGTCAGTGGGATTCCTGGCTGCATCTTTGTCCACACCAGCGGCTTCATTGGTGGGCACCACACCCGAGAGGGTGCCTTGAGCATGGCCCGTGCCACCCTGGCCCAGCGCCCAGTGCCGATGAGTCCCACAAATCCCCTACCCTAATAAAATGCCATCTGTCTCATATTGATCAAGTCCTTGCCCCATTATTGCCCTGCACCCTTTTGGGAACCTGCTGAAATTTGGGAAAAGTGAAATGTTTATTAATGCCAAAGTCCATGGTAGGTACTTTCTCAGCTTTGCTTTCCAAAGCATTTGAAAACCACCCAGTTCCTAAAGTTAAATAATCTGACCCAATTCATGAAAAGTGACACAGCCATCTTAACCCAAAGTCCACACCTTCTTTTCTTCACTAAACCCCAGCGCAACTCTCTGGAAAAAAGTCTCATAACAGTGGAAAACAAAGAAgggaatttattattattattattattattattattagaagtGGGAGTGAGGGGAGTGGGGCTGGGCAGGTGGTGGCCCAGGGAGAGGGTCCCATGGAGCAGAGATTGGGGATGTCTCAGTAAAGAGGGGCAGATCATGAATAGAGCCTCCGCCCCcagctgggggctcctgggttcGGCCAAACACTGGGCTGAAACGTGGAAACTGGGCATTGACAAAGTACAGAGGGATGTGGGCAATTCGGCCTGTGGACCAGCACTgcagagagggacaaagaaagtCTATCAGAGCCTAGGCCCAAAGAAGGCCACACAGCAGCCAAAGCCCTGGTTCTTCCACCCCGCTCCCGAAGAGCCCAGTAGCCTGGCCTACTCACCACACTGAGCAGAGCCCCTTTGttgaaggaaggatggaaagcgATGAGCTGTGCCTGGGCCCCTGGCTCCCCCTGGATAACGCCACTAGGGGGAGAAGGTGAGCAGGCATCTGGAGCCGGGCAGTGGAGTAGGATGTGGGTTCGGTGTGGGAAAGCTGGTGGGGAGTCCAGACCTGATGGGCCTACCTGGCACTTACCAAGGAAGCAGCTCAAACACGGGGCTGTTTCGAGTGCGAAAAAGGAGGATGACTGGTTTACCATCCTGGACGCGTGGATTTCCTGTAAGAAATGGATGTGACAGGAAGGCCCCCTATAGGCAGAATCCCGGGACAGGGCGGAGACCTGCAGCCAGGACATGGACACCCTCCATTAATGGAAGATGGCTGTAGCCGAACAAAGTCCTTCCTCCCCAACTCTTACCTTTCATGAGCACAGCCAGACGTTCCCCACTGGGGTCCCAGACCATGGAGTGAGCCTCTCCCCCAAGTCTATGGGTCAGAACAGTAGGTTGGGAGGGCTCAGCATGGCCCCTCCACCTTTTgactgcccctccctcaccaaTCAGCTCACCTTTCCTCTCCATCTGGTGTCTGTACTGTTGTCTCAGACAGATCCGCCACAATGGTGGCTGACTTTGCACCTCCAACGcgcccctttccctcccctgcaaGAAGGGCAGAGGCTCTGGAGTACAGGAAAGGGCCTCTCACtggtcccctgcctcccacctatTGTAAACATCAACACCTCTCAAGTCTCCCAAGTTTTACTTTCCTTTATCCTTCAGAGTAGCATATTCCAGGGGGTTCTTGCCTTCCTCTGACTGCCCCAGATACATACTCTGCATCCGGAGCCATTTCCCCTGACTCACCGCAACGTTCTGGGAATGACAAGGAGTAAATGAGTGGTT
This genomic window contains:
- the MYG1 gene encoding MYG1 exonuclease isoform X2, which produces MGHRSLRGLLPLLLLRPPPSRAGPRTLSLESVPPSKRPRGSRMAPPRIGTHNGTFHCDEALACALLRLLPEYRDAEIVRTRDPEKLAACDIVVDVGGEYDPQRHRYDHHQRSFTETMSSLSPGKPWQTKLSSAGLIYLHFGHKLLAQLLGTNEEDSMVGTIYDKMYENFVEEVDAVDNGISQWEEGEPRYVLTTTLSARVARLNPTWNQPNQDTEAGFKRAMDLVREEFLQRVGFYQHSWLPARALVEEALAQRFQVDPSGEIVELAKGGCPWKEHLYHLESGLSPPVTIAFVIYTDQAGQWRVQCVPKEPHSFQSRPAKHCEDKELLPDLNTHHHWPGRNPQAKVRQRLLGLTG
- the PFDN5 gene encoding prefoldin subunit 5; its protein translation is MAQSVNITELNLPQLEMLKNQLDQEVEFLSTSIAQLKVVQTKYVEAKDCLNVLNKNNEGKELLVPLTSSMYVPGKLHDVEHVLIDVGTGYYVEKTAEDAKDFFKRKIDFLTKQMEKIQPALQEKHAMKQAVMEMMSQKIQQLTALGATQATAKA
- the MYG1 gene encoding MYG1 exonuclease isoform X1: MGHRSLRGLLPLLLLRPPPSRAGPRTLSLESVPPSKRPRGSRMAPPRIGTHNGTFHCDEALACALLRLLPEYRDAEIVRTRDPEKLAACDIVVDVGGEYDPQRHRYDHHQRSFTETMSSLSPGKPWQTKLSSAGLIYLHFGHKLLAQLLGTNEEDSMVGTIYDKMYENFVEEVDAVDNGISQWEEGEPRYVLTTTLSARVARLNPTWNQPNQDTEAGFKRAMDLVREEFLQRVGFYQHSWLPARALVEEALAQRFQVDPSGEIVELAKGGCPWKEHLYHLESGLSPPVTIAFVIYTDQAGQWRVQCVPKEPHSFQSRLPLPEPWRGLRNEALDQVSGIPGCIFVHTSGFIGGHHTREGALSMARATLAQRPVPMSPTNPLP
- the MYG1 gene encoding MYG1 exonuclease isoform X3, yielding MGHRSLRGLLPLLLLRPPPSRAGPRTLSLESVPPSKRPRGSRMAPPRIGTHNGTFHCDEALACALLRLLPEYRDAEIVRTRDPEKLAACDIVVDVGGEYDPQRHRYDHHQRSFTETMSSLSPGKPWQTKLSSAGLIYLHFGHKLLAQLLGTNEEDSMVGTIYDKMYENFVEEVDAVDNGISQWEEGEPRYVLTTTLSARVARLNPTWNQPNQDTEAGFKRAMDLVREEFLQRVGFYQHSWLPARALVEEALAQRFQVDPSGEIVELAKGGCPWKEHLYHLESGLSPPVTIAFVIYTDQAGQWRVQCVPKEPHSFQSRPAKHCEDKELLPDLNTHHHWPGRNPQAKERCG